In one window of Flavobacteriales bacterium DNA:
- the purH gene encoding bifunctional phosphoribosylaminoimidazolecarboxamide formyltransferase/IMP cyclohydrolase, with the protein MAVKNIKTALISVFHKEGLEPLIQLLHQHGVQLLSTGGTYEFIMRHGIPCEKVEDLTSYPSILGGRVKTLHPKVFGGILARRSLQSDLGQLEEYSIPEIDLVIVDLYPFEDTVAGGASEKDIIENIDIGGISLIRAAAKNFNDVVIVPSRRDYDYLQRILEEGDGTTTLEQRKYLAGRAFNISSHYDTAIFHYFQHYEDQSFKHSIPAAHTLRYGENPHQHGVFYGDLEGMFDKLHGKDLSYNNLLDVDAAVNLMNEFNNCTFAILKHNNACGVASRECLLDAYKDALAGDPVSAFGGILITNETLDVETGEVINELFCEVVIAPAIVPQALEILKSKKNRIILIQKEVTLPKKLFRTTLNGVLEQDRDIVTDRKEEMETVTKIDPTEEQLSDLEFASKICKHTKSNTIVLAKNGQLLAGGTGQTSRVDALKQAIEKAHGFGFDLNGAVMASDAFFPFPDCVEIADKVGITAVVQPGGSIKDQLSIDYCDEHGMAMVFTGTRHFKH; encoded by the coding sequence ATGGCTGTCAAGAATATCAAAACCGCCCTCATCTCGGTATTTCACAAAGAGGGGCTGGAGCCGCTCATTCAACTGCTCCACCAGCACGGCGTACAACTGCTTTCGACGGGCGGAACCTACGAATTTATCATGCGTCACGGAATTCCCTGCGAAAAAGTAGAGGACCTGACGTCGTATCCTTCGATCCTCGGAGGACGGGTAAAGACCCTTCACCCTAAGGTGTTTGGTGGAATACTGGCTCGTCGTTCGCTTCAATCGGACCTCGGACAACTCGAAGAGTACAGCATTCCGGAGATCGACTTGGTGATCGTGGATCTGTATCCTTTTGAGGATACCGTCGCCGGTGGAGCTTCTGAAAAAGACATCATCGAAAATATCGACATAGGGGGAATTTCGCTAATCAGGGCCGCAGCCAAGAATTTCAACGATGTGGTAATTGTTCCATCGCGTCGCGATTACGACTATCTCCAACGCATTTTGGAAGAAGGCGATGGAACTACGACCCTCGAACAACGCAAGTACCTCGCGGGCCGAGCCTTCAATATCAGCTCGCATTACGACACCGCTATTTTCCATTACTTTCAGCACTACGAAGACCAGAGCTTCAAACACTCGATTCCGGCCGCGCACACCCTCCGCTACGGCGAAAACCCACATCAGCACGGTGTTTTCTACGGCGACCTCGAAGGTATGTTCGACAAGCTTCACGGCAAGGACCTGAGCTACAACAACCTGTTGGATGTTGATGCTGCGGTGAACCTCATGAACGAATTCAACAATTGCACCTTTGCTATTCTCAAGCACAACAACGCCTGCGGAGTAGCTAGTCGCGAGTGCTTGCTCGACGCGTACAAAGATGCATTGGCGGGCGATCCGGTTTCCGCCTTCGGCGGGATTCTCATCACCAACGAAACATTGGACGTTGAGACCGGGGAGGTCATCAACGAACTCTTTTGTGAAGTGGTGATCGCACCGGCCATCGTGCCGCAGGCACTAGAGATATTGAAGAGTAAAAAGAACCGGATCATCTTGATCCAGAAGGAGGTTACGCTTCCGAAAAAACTCTTCAGAACTACCCTCAACGGGGTGTTGGAGCAGGATCGAGATATCGTGACGGACCGCAAGGAGGAGATGGAGACCGTTACGAAAATTGATCCGACCGAGGAGCAATTGAGCGACCTCGAGTTTGCGAGTAAGATCTGCAAACACACGAAATCGAATACGATCGTTTTGGCGAAAAATGGTCAGTTGTTGGCCGGTGGCACAGGACAAACGAGTAGGGTCGACGCGCTCAAGCAAGCTATCGAAAAGGCACACGGATTTGGCTTCGACCTCAATGGAGCCGTCATGGCGAGCGATGCCTTTTTTCCATTTCCCGATTGTGTGGAAATTGCGGATAAAGTCGGAATTACGGCGGTGGTGCAGCCCGGCGGGTCGATAAAGGACCAGCTCAGCATTGACTATTGCGACGAGCATGGAATGGCCATGGTATTCACGGGAACTCGCCATTTCAAGCACTAA
- a CDS encoding DUF1801 domain-containing protein — protein sequence MTLHSDPEVDKVFNAYPEHVRGKLVYLRELIIDTARETEGIESLEETLKWSEPSYLAKKGSTLRIDWKSKTPDQYAMYFKCTSRLVDTFKTVYKEQFNYEGTRAIVFNMDDEVPEKELKSCIRAALRYHVIKHEPSLGM from the coding sequence TTGACCCTTCATTCCGACCCAGAAGTAGACAAAGTATTTAACGCGTATCCGGAGCACGTCCGTGGTAAGCTTGTCTACTTACGTGAGCTCATTATTGATACCGCTCGTGAGACAGAAGGAATTGAGTCACTCGAAGAAACTTTGAAATGGAGCGAACCGAGTTACCTTGCAAAGAAAGGAAGTACGTTGCGGATCGACTGGAAGTCCAAAACACCCGATCAATACGCCATGTATTTCAAGTGTACGAGTCGATTGGTAGATACCTTTAAGACCGTTTACAAAGAACAATTCAACTACGAAGGAACGCGAGCTATCGTCTTCAACATGGATGACGAAGTGCCCGAAAAGGAACTAAAATCCTGCATCCGAGCGGCGCTGAGATATCATGTGATTAAGCATGAGCCTTCGTTGGGGATGTGA
- the rodA gene encoding rod shape-determining protein RodA, with protein sequence MRNDKNPFANIDWVIVALYGVMVLLGWVNIYAAVYNDEFASIFDMSQKYGKQFLWILTSLVLILLIVIVDGKFFKTFAYGLYGLMMAALLGVLFFGKEIAGARSWYAFGGFSLQPSEFAKFTTALALSAFLSGMNPSLATWRDKVYALGIIALPMILIVPQPDPGSALVFTALFLVLYREGLSGNYLVIGVSAAVLFLLALLIDQWWLSGLLLAAGLAFIYITRRTKRAWIFISLLTIGAIGFTQSVDYAFENILEDRHRNRINILLGKMEDPQGVGYNTEQSKIAIGSGGFWGKGFLNGTQTKYDFVPEQSTDFIFCTVGEEWGFIGSFVVVVLFVALILRVVFIAERQRSHFSRIYGYSVASILFIHFAINIAMTIGLAPVIGIPLPFFSYGGSSLWGFTILLFIFVKLDAYRMTILR encoded by the coding sequence GTGAGGAACGATAAGAATCCATTTGCGAATATCGACTGGGTGATCGTGGCTCTTTACGGTGTCATGGTGCTTCTCGGGTGGGTCAACATTTACGCCGCGGTGTACAACGACGAATTCGCCAGTATTTTCGATATGAGTCAGAAGTACGGGAAGCAATTCCTTTGGATTCTGACTTCATTGGTTTTAATTCTGCTCATCGTTATCGTAGACGGCAAGTTCTTCAAGACCTTTGCATATGGCTTGTATGGGTTGATGATGGCCGCTCTGCTGGGTGTACTGTTCTTCGGAAAGGAAATCGCCGGAGCGAGGTCGTGGTACGCATTTGGCGGCTTCAGCTTGCAACCTTCGGAATTCGCGAAGTTCACCACCGCTTTGGCCTTGAGTGCCTTTTTAAGCGGGATGAATCCCTCTTTGGCGACTTGGCGCGACAAGGTATACGCATTGGGGATCATTGCTTTGCCGATGATCCTAATTGTACCGCAGCCCGATCCTGGATCGGCGTTGGTATTCACTGCTTTGTTCCTGGTACTGTACCGCGAAGGACTCAGTGGCAATTACCTCGTCATTGGCGTATCGGCAGCCGTATTGTTCCTGTTGGCCTTGCTAATAGATCAATGGTGGCTTAGCGGGCTCCTTCTGGCCGCAGGCCTTGCATTCATTTACATTACGCGCCGAACCAAGCGAGCGTGGATTTTTATTTCCCTGTTGACGATCGGAGCCATTGGTTTTACCCAAAGTGTGGACTATGCCTTTGAGAATATTCTGGAGGACCGGCATCGGAACAGGATCAATATTTTGCTGGGGAAAATGGAGGATCCGCAGGGTGTCGGTTACAATACCGAGCAAAGTAAGATCGCCATTGGGTCGGGTGGATTCTGGGGCAAGGGCTTTTTAAATGGGACTCAGACCAAGTACGATTTCGTTCCGGAGCAGAGTACCGACTTTATTTTTTGTACGGTTGGTGAGGAATGGGGCTTTATTGGCTCTTTTGTGGTCGTGGTGCTCTTCGTGGCCTTAATTCTTCGGGTGGTATTCATTGCGGAGCGGCAACGGTCTCATTTCAGTCGGATCTATGGATACAGCGTGGCAAGTATACTGTTTATTCACTTCGCTATTAACATTGCCATGACCATTGGCCTCGCACCGGTGATTGGGATTCCTCTACCGTTTTTCAGCTACGGAGGATCGAGCCTTTGGGGCTTCACCATCTTGCTATTCATTTTCGTGAAGCTGGATGCTTATCGGATGACCATTCTTAGGTAG
- the mreD gene encoding rod shape-determining protein MreD has product MNKPRLHILRFIILILAQIALLNQVQFSGYVNPYLYTLFILLLPPRINRFYLLIIGFGTGLMIDIFMGSYGLHAAATTLMAYLRPFVVRLYAVRGEDKWEYLGLSTMGTVKFLSYTLILVFAHHLLLFFLEAFRFSEFFTVLARTLLSTVFTVVLIFLILLIFNRRIE; this is encoded by the coding sequence ATGAATAAGCCCAGACTACATATTCTGCGGTTCATCATTCTGATCCTCGCGCAGATCGCCTTGCTCAATCAGGTTCAGTTCAGCGGATACGTGAATCCCTATCTGTATACCCTCTTCATCTTGTTGCTCCCACCCCGAATCAACAGATTCTACCTGCTCATTATCGGCTTCGGAACGGGATTGATGATCGACATATTTATGGGGAGTTACGGATTGCATGCCGCGGCGACCACCCTGATGGCTTATTTAAGGCCTTTCGTAGTTCGGCTCTATGCTGTACGCGGTGAAGACAAATGGGAATATCTGGGATTGTCGACCATGGGAACCGTTAAATTCCTTAGTTACACTCTAATATTGGTCTTCGCTCATCACCTACTCTTATTCTTTCTGGAGGCCTTCCGATTCTCGGAGTTCTTCACCGTTCTCGCTCGAACCCTACTCAGCACTGTATTTACGGTGGTCCTCATATTTCTCATTCTGCTCATCTTTAACAGGCGAATCGAATGA
- a CDS encoding rod shape-determining protein, with amino-acid sequence MGLFDFMTQDIAIDLGTANTLIIHNDKVVVDAPSIVAVDSYTRKVIAVGRAAQQMHGKAHEGIKTIRPLKDGVIADFNASEHMIREMIKNIPALKNKFFAPSLRMVICIPSGITEVEKRAVRDSAEHAGAKEVYLIHEPMAAAIGIGVDVTEPKGNMIIDIGGGTTEIAVLALGGIVADKSIKVAGDVFTSDIVYYMRAQHNLAVGERTAEKIKIETGAATEDLDNNPEPYAVQGRDLLTGKPKEVTVTYQEISKALDKSIIRIEDAIMEVLSMTPPELAADIYNTGIYMAGGGSMLRGLDKRISRKTELPVFIAEDPLRAVVRGTGIALKNIDKFTFLMR; translated from the coding sequence ATGGGATTATTTGATTTTATGACGCAGGACATTGCGATTGATCTAGGAACGGCAAACACCCTGATCATTCACAACGACAAGGTGGTGGTTGACGCCCCTTCGATCGTAGCAGTGGACTCGTACACGCGTAAAGTGATCGCCGTTGGACGCGCCGCACAGCAGATGCACGGAAAGGCGCACGAAGGAATTAAGACCATTCGACCATTGAAGGACGGTGTGATCGCCGACTTCAACGCTTCGGAACACATGATCCGGGAAATGATCAAGAACATCCCGGCACTCAAGAACAAGTTTTTTGCCCCGAGTTTGCGCATGGTGATCTGTATTCCATCGGGGATCACCGAAGTTGAAAAACGAGCCGTGCGCGACTCTGCGGAGCACGCGGGAGCCAAAGAAGTTTACCTGATCCACGAACCTATGGCGGCGGCCATCGGTATTGGGGTTGACGTAACCGAACCCAAGGGAAACATGATCATCGATATCGGTGGAGGTACCACTGAGATCGCGGTTTTGGCCTTGGGCGGTATCGTAGCTGACAAGTCGATCAAAGTAGCCGGTGACGTCTTTACGAGCGACATCGTTTACTATATGCGCGCGCAACACAATCTCGCCGTAGGCGAAAGAACCGCAGAAAAAATAAAGATCGAAACAGGAGCCGCGACCGAGGACCTCGACAATAATCCGGAGCCTTATGCCGTGCAGGGGCGCGATTTGCTTACCGGAAAGCCAAAAGAGGTTACTGTGACCTATCAGGAGATTTCAAAGGCGCTCGATAAATCGATCATTCGGATCGAAGACGCCATTATGGAGGTGCTTTCGATGACGCCACCTGAGTTGGCTGCCGACATTTACAATACAGGTATCTATATGGCCGGTGGAGGTTCCATGCTGCGCGGGCTGGATAAGCGAATTTCGCGAAAGACCGAGTTGCCTGTATTCATCGCCGAAGATCCGTTGCGTGCCGTAGTACGCGGAACCGGAATCGCCTTGAAAAACATCGACAAATTTACGTTCTTAATGCGTTAA
- the mrdA gene encoding penicillin-binding protein 2 yields the protein MTQGDVFERRRLLVYLVVPVMGLIFLVRLFYLQVIDDRYKLSAESNVLRAITLYPDRGYIYDRNGKLIVSNQPAYDLMVVPREVNDLDTAAFCADLGIDSLQFVVQWSTLRGRKGYSYYKPSVFMKQISREQFAGLQEKLFNYPGFYVQKRTLRQYPFASAANVLGFVREISESALLSNPEYARGDYIGGAGVEQSYEDALRGKRGVSYRMVDVHNREKGSFQNGKYDTLPQPGAEVMTTIDIELQQYAQGLLHEKRGSIVAIDPQTGEILVLVSSPTYDPNLLVGRVRSQNFRELDADTLNLPMYDRAVLAEYPPGSPFKIVNALIGLQEGVLTESTVQYCNHGWRYGSLHVGCHSDPGAYRLDKAIVASCNAYFCSTYKDIIENYPSAAEGMDAWSEHVKSFGLGKFMGNDLPTGRKGHVPDAAYYNRVYPPGSWRAVTTISNAIGQGELLVTPIQLANLSATIANRGYYYTPHIVKAIDGKPIQDTNFTVPKYTTVEPRYFDPIVEGMHGVYTDTDGTAYWSQIDGIDICGKTGTAENPHGQDHSIFIAFAPKDNPKIALSIFVENGYWGSRWAAPMAGLIIEKHLRDSISKPAMEKRMLDGSLKEEYEKQAQKIREER from the coding sequence ATGACCCAGGGCGATGTATTTGAGCGGAGGCGATTACTGGTTTACCTGGTCGTACCGGTCATGGGCCTTATATTTCTCGTGCGTTTGTTTTACCTCCAGGTGATCGACGATCGCTACAAACTCAGCGCCGAGAGCAATGTATTGCGTGCCATCACCCTCTACCCCGACCGAGGCTATATCTACGATCGCAACGGAAAGCTCATCGTCAGTAACCAGCCCGCCTACGATCTCATGGTGGTCCCTCGAGAGGTCAATGACCTCGATACGGCGGCCTTTTGTGCCGATCTTGGAATTGATTCCCTACAGTTCGTTGTGCAATGGAGCACCCTACGCGGGCGGAAGGGGTACTCCTACTACAAGCCGAGTGTGTTCATGAAGCAGATCAGTAGAGAGCAATTCGCCGGCCTTCAGGAAAAGCTGTTCAATTACCCTGGATTCTACGTTCAAAAACGCACCCTCCGCCAGTACCCGTTCGCCTCCGCGGCGAACGTTCTCGGATTCGTTCGCGAGATATCGGAGAGCGCGCTGCTCAGCAACCCGGAGTACGCCCGTGGTGATTATATCGGTGGGGCCGGAGTTGAACAGAGCTACGAAGACGCGCTGCGGGGTAAACGAGGTGTATCATACCGAATGGTCGATGTACATAACCGGGAAAAGGGATCGTTCCAAAATGGAAAGTACGACACCCTACCGCAGCCGGGAGCCGAGGTAATGACCACCATCGACATTGAGCTCCAACAGTACGCCCAAGGCTTGCTGCACGAGAAAAGAGGCAGTATCGTTGCTATAGACCCTCAAACGGGCGAGATTCTGGTCCTGGTGAGTAGTCCGACCTACGATCCAAACTTGTTGGTTGGACGTGTACGCAGTCAGAATTTCAGGGAACTCGATGCCGACACTTTGAACCTTCCGATGTACGATAGGGCCGTGTTGGCCGAGTACCCTCCGGGGTCACCTTTTAAGATCGTCAATGCCTTGATCGGACTTCAAGAGGGAGTACTGACTGAATCGACGGTACAGTACTGTAACCACGGATGGCGATACGGATCACTTCACGTGGGCTGTCACAGTGATCCCGGGGCTTATCGGCTCGACAAAGCCATTGTTGCTTCGTGTAACGCCTACTTCTGCTCTACGTACAAGGATATAATCGAGAATTATCCATCAGCAGCCGAAGGAATGGATGCTTGGAGTGAGCATGTGAAGAGCTTTGGGCTGGGGAAATTCATGGGGAACGACTTGCCTACAGGTCGAAAAGGGCACGTACCGGATGCCGCATACTACAACCGTGTTTATCCGCCCGGATCGTGGAGGGCGGTTACGACGATATCCAACGCCATTGGCCAGGGAGAGTTATTGGTAACTCCGATCCAACTGGCAAACCTATCGGCAACGATCGCCAATCGAGGCTACTACTACACCCCTCATATCGTGAAAGCGATCGATGGAAAACCCATTCAAGACACCAACTTCACCGTTCCGAAATACACGACCGTTGAACCGCGGTATTTTGATCCGATCGTTGAAGGCATGCACGGTGTGTACACCGACACGGACGGAACGGCCTACTGGTCTCAGATCGACGGTATCGACATATGCGGTAAAACGGGTACAGCGGAGAACCCACACGGACAGGATCACAGTATTTTCATTGCGTTTGCGCCAAAGGATAATCCGAAGATCGCCCTGAGCATTTTCGTTGAGAACGGTTATTGGGGTTCGCGATGGGCGGCTCCGATGGCCGGCTTGATCATCGAGAAGCACTTGCGCGATAGTATTAGCAAGCCGGCTATGGAGAAGCGGATGCTGGATGGAAGTCTGAAAGAGGAATACGAAAAACAAGCACAGAAGATCCGTGAGGAACGATAA
- a CDS encoding agmatine deiminase family protein, translating to MKSTITLLCLVFTFIVSAQNEALPRYMTPAETAAMRSYTLPTPEGIPTPPPGPIRTMAEWEEIEYLTITWTGWTDILAQIVDAAQEEVTVIITCNDSNSVINNLASDGVPNLNLRFIEQGFNSIWCRDYGQNSVYLNDVDSLVLVDWIYNRPRPLDDQVPEGIANEFNYAIYSSTVAPNDLVHTGGNFMSEGTGLGFSSNLVVDENGPLGQFNQTVKTPAEVDSLMKGYMAIDPYVRMDELPFDIISHIDMHMKLINENTLLVGEFPLGVSDGPQLEANLQYVLSNFTARDGNPLRLIRIPMPPSTGGNYAPNAHYRTYTNSIFINNTVLVPTYREEFDTTALRIYEESLPGYNIVPINCESIIPAAGALHCITHSIGVRKPLLIQHWNRDTIVYNTSISIEAEIRHSSGIASATMYLRYAGSGTFNAFPMTNTSGDTWSAYVPIVVTPLEPYDKIEYYFEATSNSGKTQLRPMPAPTGYFSTILQHPIALEELEPELKNVYPNPASAITCVPVVTPAGGYGKVELLNAQGQIVATLHEGDYQIGTNRFFFDARGLSAGWFVVRAVVDGAEFNQKIAVSF from the coding sequence ATGAAAAGTACTATCACCCTTCTTTGTCTGGTTTTTACCTTTATCGTATCCGCGCAAAACGAGGCCCTCCCACGTTATATGACTCCGGCCGAAACTGCGGCCATGAGGAGCTACACGCTTCCGACCCCAGAGGGCATACCCACTCCTCCACCCGGCCCAATTCGCACCATGGCCGAATGGGAAGAGATCGAATACCTCACCATCACCTGGACCGGTTGGACCGATATTCTTGCGCAGATCGTAGATGCGGCTCAAGAAGAAGTAACCGTGATCATCACTTGTAACGACAGCAACAGCGTGATCAACAACCTGGCCTCCGACGGCGTTCCGAATCTAAACCTCCGTTTCATAGAACAGGGATTCAACTCAATTTGGTGTCGCGACTACGGACAAAACAGCGTTTATTTGAACGATGTCGACAGTCTGGTACTGGTCGACTGGATCTATAACCGTCCGCGACCCCTCGACGACCAAGTTCCGGAGGGAATCGCCAACGAATTCAACTACGCCATCTACAGTTCCACCGTAGCGCCGAACGATTTGGTGCACACGGGAGGTAACTTCATGAGTGAAGGAACCGGACTGGGGTTTTCAAGCAATTTGGTCGTTGACGAGAACGGACCACTCGGCCAGTTTAATCAGACCGTCAAGACCCCGGCTGAGGTCGATTCACTCATGAAGGGCTACATGGCCATAGACCCCTATGTGCGTATGGATGAACTTCCGTTCGACATCATCTCACATATCGACATGCACATGAAGCTGATCAACGAGAATACTCTATTGGTCGGTGAATTTCCACTCGGGGTGTCGGACGGACCCCAATTGGAGGCTAACTTGCAATACGTGCTCAGTAACTTTACCGCACGCGACGGAAATCCGCTCCGTTTGATCCGCATCCCTATGCCCCCAAGCACCGGTGGCAACTACGCGCCCAATGCGCACTACCGCACGTACACGAACAGCATTTTCATCAACAACACCGTGTTGGTTCCCACCTACCGCGAAGAATTCGATACCACGGCGTTACGTATTTACGAAGAATCGTTGCCCGGATACAACATCGTACCGATCAACTGCGAAAGTATTATTCCGGCCGCCGGCGCCCTGCATTGCATTACACACAGTATCGGTGTGCGCAAGCCTCTCCTGATACAACACTGGAACCGAGACACCATCGTGTACAATACTTCAATCTCAATTGAAGCGGAGATCCGGCACAGCAGTGGTATCGCCTCGGCCACCATGTACCTCCGCTATGCCGGCAGTGGCACCTTCAATGCGTTCCCCATGACCAACACTTCAGGCGATACGTGGTCGGCCTACGTGCCCATAGTTGTGACTCCATTGGAGCCTTACGACAAGATCGAATACTACTTCGAGGCCACATCGAACAGCGGCAAAACGCAACTTCGGCCCATGCCGGCTCCAACCGGATACTTTTCGACCATACTGCAGCATCCGATCGCGCTTGAAGAGCTCGAACCGGAATTAAAAAATGTATATCCCAATCCGGCTTCGGCCATCACCTGTGTACCTGTTGTAACACCTGCAGGCGGATACGGAAAAGTGGAGCTATTGAATGCCCAAGGACAAATCGTTGCCACGCTTCACGAAGGTGACTACCAAATCGGCACCAACCGCTTCTTTTTCGATGCGCGCGGCCTCTCGGCCGGATGGTTTGTCGTACGGGCGGTTGTAGACGGTGCAGAGTTCAACCAGAAGATAGCCGTAAGCTTCTAA
- a CDS encoding ABC transporter permease — MIYLRLLNESIKFALHALAVNRLRTVLSLLGVTIGIFAIIAVFTVVDSLERNVRSDLNSLGDNVVYIQKWPWGGGGGEYEWWEYMKRPEVKYDELEVVQRQTPSLMAATFGASRTVTIKYEGNSIDRAGIFGVSEDYDLMWDFDLTEGRYFTDLEFRTGRNFAMIGAHIAEKFFPQGGAVGKEIRIMGQKLFVIGVFAEQGNSMFGNSPDDLAVVPINFLMKFIDTDHSNPLIMAKAKPNVAAAQLKDELRGVMRNVRRLKPKAKDDFQLNEISVVSAGIEGLFDIIGAAGAIIGGFSILVGGFGIANIMFVSVKERTNQIGIQKALGAKNSFILLQFLFESVFLCVLGGGVGLLLVFGGATLVRLTADFNIAMSVGNVIMGVSISALIGIISGFVPAFTASRLDPVEAIRTGI, encoded by the coding sequence ATGATCTACCTGCGTCTACTGAACGAAAGCATCAAGTTCGCCTTGCATGCACTGGCGGTGAATCGCCTCCGCACCGTCTTATCGCTACTGGGGGTGACCATCGGTATATTCGCCATTATAGCGGTCTTTACGGTAGTCGATTCATTGGAGCGCAACGTGCGGTCCGATCTCAATTCTTTGGGCGATAACGTCGTTTATATCCAAAAATGGCCATGGGGCGGCGGCGGCGGTGAGTACGAATGGTGGGAGTATATGAAACGGCCCGAGGTTAAGTACGATGAATTGGAAGTTGTTCAGCGACAAACACCTAGCCTCATGGCGGCGACTTTTGGTGCATCGCGCACGGTAACCATTAAATACGAAGGTAATTCGATCGATCGGGCAGGTATTTTCGGAGTAAGTGAGGATTACGACCTCATGTGGGATTTTGACCTTACCGAAGGGCGCTATTTCACCGATCTCGAATTTAGGACTGGGCGAAACTTCGCCATGATCGGTGCGCATATCGCCGAGAAATTCTTTCCTCAGGGAGGAGCCGTAGGCAAAGAGATCCGCATTATGGGCCAAAAGCTCTTCGTGATCGGCGTTTTTGCAGAGCAGGGGAATAGCATGTTCGGGAATTCGCCGGACGACCTAGCGGTGGTGCCCATCAATTTTCTTATGAAATTTATCGACACCGATCATAGCAATCCATTGATCATGGCCAAGGCCAAACCCAATGTCGCGGCAGCACAACTTAAGGACGAGCTTCGCGGAGTTATGCGCAACGTGCGCCGACTCAAGCCTAAAGCCAAGGACGACTTCCAACTGAATGAGATCAGTGTCGTCTCGGCCGGAATAGAGGGCTTGTTCGATATCATTGGCGCTGCCGGAGCCATTATTGGAGGTTTCTCAATTCTCGTGGGTGGGTTCGGTATCGCGAACATCATGTTCGTTTCCGTCAAAGAACGAACCAATCAAATCGGAATTCAAAAGGCACTCGGGGCAAAGAATTCATTCATTCTTCTGCAGTTCCTCTTCGAATCCGTATTCCTTTGCGTTTTGGGTGGTGGCGTCGGACTCCTTCTTGTCTTTGGTGGAGCGACACTGGTCAGGTTAACAGCCGATTTTAATATCGCCATGAGCGTCGGGAACGTTATCATGGGAGTAAGTATTTCGGCCCTTATTGGCATCATCAGCGGATTCGTCCCGGCCTTCACGGCTTCTCGTCTCGATCCGGTAGAGGCGATCCGGACAGGGATTTAA
- the mreC gene encoding rod shape-determining protein MreC codes for MRSILIFLYRYHITLTFIGLELLALVLIARNHSFHGSVFWNGATQVTGRLYASVDYWREYFHLRKSNNLLVEDNAELYSRLPEAEFDHHIKRVLRTDSTREQQYQFFGGKVVNATYNKRNNYITINRGLRHGVRPRMGVFNTKGVVGIVKSASKHYSVVLPILHRDVMISAKFQGSDHFGILQWNGQDHRFVKLRDIPVHAKFERGDTIITNGFSNIFPEGIPLGTIANAELVPSTNYYDITVELATDFGQLRYVYLIENKLKWERDSLENATINE; via the coding sequence ATGCGCAGCATCCTTATATTTCTATATCGCTATCACATCACCTTGACCTTCATCGGGTTAGAGCTTCTTGCGCTGGTCTTGATCGCGCGAAATCACAGCTTCCATGGGAGCGTTTTTTGGAATGGCGCCACGCAGGTCACCGGCCGACTCTACGCTTCGGTCGATTACTGGCGCGAGTATTTCCACTTGCGCAAAAGCAATAACCTGCTGGTCGAAGACAACGCGGAGCTGTACAGTCGTCTTCCCGAGGCGGAATTCGACCACCATATCAAGCGGGTCCTACGGACCGATAGTACCCGCGAGCAGCAGTATCAGTTCTTTGGCGGCAAGGTGGTCAATGCCACGTATAACAAGCGCAACAACTACATTACCATTAATCGCGGTCTCAGGCACGGGGTTCGCCCGCGGATGGGAGTGTTCAACACCAAGGGTGTCGTGGGTATCGTAAAAAGCGCGTCGAAGCACTATTCGGTCGTGCTGCCGATCTTGCATCGCGATGTAATGATCTCGGCCAAGTTTCAGGGGAGCGACCACTTCGGCATATTGCAATGGAACGGTCAGGATCATCGATTTGTCAAGCTGCGCGACATACCCGTTCACGCCAAATTTGAGCGGGGTGACACCATCATCACCAACGGCTTTTCGAACATCTTTCCGGAAGGGATCCCATTGGGAACCATTGCCAACGCTGAATTGGTTCCTAGTACCAATTACTACGATATTACGGTTGAGCTCGCCACCGACTTCGGCCAGTTGAGGTATGTATACCTCATCGAAAATAAGCTGAAATGGGAGCGCGATTCACTTGAAAACGCCACGATCAATGAATAA